The window CCCTCCCCTCTATTTATATCCTCTCATATGTTCTTATCTAGCTCTCAACTCTGAAACCTCAACAAGGGGTTAGATGGAGAAGGAGAAGAGAGAAATAGATATATTGAGTAGCTAATTAACTCAGGTGTGTGTGTTGTTATGGTGCACCTCCAATAGTTGAAGCTGCCAGCATGATCTAAACTCTTCTTTATACAAGAAAGACTGGATCATGTGGTAGCTTCACCTGTTTGATGGAAGCACCAGAAACCATTGTCGTCGACCTCGACACCCTAATTTCTTCATAAATCTGCAATCTTTTGCCTTCACTTCAAGATCCCGTTTAGGGTTTCTTAAGGAAACCCTAGAAAAGGTCTGTTCTGCTTGAATTACAGGTCTGTATTACAAATTTCTGTTAATTTTCATCATCTGGGTATCTCATAGTCGATCTCCCCCTTGCTTTCTTGTCTAGCAGATTTGATGTTTCTGACAAAAAGGACCAGTTTTGCATGCCAGTGATAATCTTTTCAACTTTTCTTGTGGAGCTAGAATCTTATAAAACAAGGGAGAGATATTGTTAGGGGTTTGAGTGACAGAATTTTTCTTCTGTTTTGTGCTTTTGAGATCCATCCTCGTTCATTGGGAATTACAAAGTAAATTTTCCATATTTATATTCATATTTGCATACACATATATGCTCAATTTTCTTTGTACTTGTGTGTCATGGTGCTTTCATAATGTTTTCTTTGTTTATGAAATTGATTAAATCGTGTCCAGTATATGTTGCTGTCCTATGAATAGAGGACGAGAGAGCAAAAGGGTTTCTCATGAAGATATGCACAAAATAATTGAATGTGTGGTTTCACTCGAATAAGTAAAAGTGATGTTGATACATTTGATGCAGATCCGGATTTTTATTTCTTCTCCAACTAATTTTTAATTTTCAGAAACTTATTTTTTCTTAAGGTAGTCTTGTTTCACACCAAAAAAAAAAATAGAGTCATGTCAATTTCTGAACTGAACTGAACTGGTTACACCTCTCTCTCTCTCTCTCTCTCTCTCGATCTCTCATACTTATCATTATATATGACCATGGTTCAGAACTTCAGATACATAGGAATAAGAATAGTAGAATACTGCCAATAGATACAAGTCATATAACTCATATCACTTAGGTTTCACCAAGTATGAGAACAGTTCCAGATCTCTGTTGAAAGCCTAATAGTGTTGGCAATTTCTGTTATATTAACTGAAACGAAAGATCTGGAAATCAAGTAGCTGTGATCCCATAAACAAAAGGCTTGGACAAATTCTTGAGATATTATCATATTAATTATAATTTACCACAGAGGGAATTAAAAATATTGCTAGCTAGGTAGCTGGGAGCTGGCAATTCAATTCAACCTCTCTCTGATCTAATGAGTTATGCCATTAAGTTTCTTGGTATTATCATTTCGTTCAGAGACAATGAAGCCATGAACATTCATCTGCTTATCACAGTTCCATTCAATATCAACAGCAATATAGCTAGGCCGTGCTACAAGTATTGATATATATCTGCCGTATAGACACAGAAATTAGATAATCGTACCAGAGTACGTGATCGATATCAGTACGCAGCTTTTGAATTCAATGTAATTGATGCATCAAACTGATCCAGCTTTGCGTTGTAGAGATAAGGGAGCTGACCTAACTTGTTCAATAGCATTATTGAACATGGCCTCCAGCTCCCTCTCTCTTTCTCTCTCGTTTACGTAAGTGATGTTAGAAGCTGCAGCACTGCAGCACGAAACCAGTTGTGAACTTGTGATTGATGTGAACAGGTATTTAGTTCGGTTGTTGGAAAATTGTGTCGTCGAATTTGGTTTTTGTTTGAAAGCCCTGTTTGGCTACACCGTGAGTACATATATGTCAGCTCTGATGGATACAATAAGTGCGACCCACGTCACCCATTTGCTTCTCACAATGGAACCCTCAAAGGGGCCGGTTCTCATTTGTCTTGATTTGGTTCGGATCACAAAGCACAACCCCTTGTATGGTATTCAAATTGTCTCAACAACTCAACAAGCTAAAACGAACGACATCGATCTGGAGGGTTTCTTGCTAGCTAGGGTTTGCTACAGGGCATCAATATCGTATTATTTTCCTGTATGATGTATATAATCTGATGAATATCACATGAAGTTAAATATATAGTTTGTCTGGCTAGATAGATCATCAGAAAGCTAATAACATCATTGTCACAAATTCTTCATAATTGACTAAGCCATCACCATCCAAATCAGCTTCTCTGATCATTTGCTCTGCCTCTTCATCCGTCAATCTCTCCCCCAGGTTAATCATCACATTCCTCAACTGCAACCCATGTACAGGAACCATGGAATGAAATATTTGAAGGAAATTAGGTGATAATGAAAAGAAACAAGACAGAATAGATCTCATTTGAGCAGGCCCAATAGGAACCACAATGCCCATTTCCATTAGCCCAAGACAAGGAATTGATACCAATTTTCCTACAATAGAAGCAAATTTCACGGCAGTGTGCAAATTCTCATGGTCTACTAGCTAGCTAGTGATCGGGTGACGGGATTGCCTATACGTAACATTTTTTATATTTCCTCATCGAAAAAAACATGTTTGGTATTTTAATTTGTACGTTTAAAAAGGAAAGTGAAATTCACAGTCTCTAAATTGTAATCCACACTCCCACATTCTATTTTTAGTAACTTAAATTTTGTATTTAGTGACTTATTTTTTGTCTTTTTATGAAAATAATGTCAAAAAATAGAAAATGGGTATTGGATTACAATTTTAAGGAGTGTGGATTTCACATCCCTTCAAAAATGGTCAATGGTTATGAATGAAGAAGAATTTGCGAACCTCATTAGGTGAAATGTAGCCATCTTGATCCTTATCGAACACTTTAAAAGCTTCTTTCAATTCCTCGTCCGCGTCATTTTCCTATATACGCACATCAAATAAACAAAATATCAACACAAGATCATCTAATTCAACTTGGCTTTGAAACATATTTTAGGCCGGTGTTCTTGGCATACAAGCAAGATATATTAATTGTACTAAAATTGACTAATTATATATTCAAATATGGAAATTATAATTATTACCTTCATTTTCCTCACCATGACATTGAGAAACTCCCCAAATTCTATGGTTCCGTTGCCGTCAATATCAACTTCGTTTATCATGCTCTGCAGTTCTTCTGCCGTCGGATTTTGATCCACCGATTTGATCGCGGTGGCGAGTTCTTCGATTGTAATGCATCCTAACCATGATTTTTAAACAAATTAAACTCGGTAAGGAGAAAAATAAAACACCTTGAATCAGATGATCCACCCTTTTCTCGACTAATTCAAGTTGGGTGAATCATGTTGGCTAAAATCCTAAAGATCGACCAGCTAGCTTTATGCAGTCGAACATGCAAGAAGATGATCATACTATCTATACTATATATATGTGAGCTGAGCTCAGTTTGGATATATATAATTAAGTTATAAACTCAAATTAACCAGAGTTTGGACCCTTACCATCTCCATCCTTGTCAAAAAGACAGAAGGCTTCCTGAAACTCAGCAATCTGTTCTTCACTTAGAACCTCTCCCATATTGGCACCTTGTTTACTTTCAGGCCAACTTTCTCTAGCTGCCTTTGATCGATCTAGCTGCCAGGACTCTTATCTTCTGATTAATCCCAGCTCCTGATCATCTGCAGCCTAATGTTGTTCACTCGCAGCTGCTTAAATAGGCGCTTAAGTGAGAAAAGTGCTAATTAAACTAAGCTGTTCATTCACACTATTCACACCAGAAATTCAGAAAGTGACGCACATATATATTATTTTGGAGAGACAAGTTTAACTTGTTTTAAATTGGTACGGTCTTGGCTAATGAGGTCGTTATTAATTAAGTTAATCTTTTCTTGATTTTTTTATTTGAGAAAGTCATATAGTACGTGGGAATAATCAGAACTGGGAAAGTTTACTCGTGCTCCATAGTCGTCGATCAATCTTCTGGAATTCCACTTGATGACCATGACTCATGACTGCTGATCTTTACTTGAATCATCGATTATTTTCTTGTTTCTGTGCATGTAAGTAAGCAACGTACGTTTGAAAATATTGTGAGTATGTTAAAGTCATTGATGGGGAAATTTAGACTCGTTCGTCTTCAAACCTTCTTACTCTTTCATACCAAGCTAGCTAGCTAGAATCGTATCTTTTGTACTTCTTTTTGATCGTATGTACGAAAAATAATACAAACGCTATATAGCTTTTCCAAAACTATATCCTAATGGTGCGTGAAAATATGGTATTGTCTTAATCATAATTCATCTATAATGAAAACCAATCATGAAACAAATAAGGCGTGTGAATAGCAAACCACCCTTTAATTTATTTCATGATTGGTTTCTCATTATAAATGGAGTGTTTCAATAGCAAAAAAAGGTATGTGAATAGCATTATCACATATGATCGATACAAAGCAACTGGCCAGATTATTATCAAAACATTGCATTTTGGACAGATTTGATGAGTCGATCAAGTGATTCTTCTGTTTATAAGAGCATTTGCACCAATGCTCCAATTCGGTAGGCAATTGATGAGACCCATCAATTTTCTTCAAATATAACAATGCGCCAGTTCGAAATTGCCCAGGCAATTTGCTGGGGCCCATGTTACAGTAATTGCCATGCCAATTCAATTGTCAATTTTTTACCATCAAATTGCTTAAGCAATTCAGTGGAGCCCACTGATAAATATAAACTTTGCACACACATATCTGTTTTTTGCCTCTAAAAACTGATATTTTTTCATAAAATAATTAATGTTGTACGAGCAATCTCATTATTAATTAACCAAATTATAAGTTTAACATTTTTAATTAATGAATTACCATTACCAAAAAGAATTATTTAAATTATAAAATGTGAATAGTGGATTAGCAGGTAAATTGCCAAAGATATGTAATTGTCAATTTCATATGAATAGTGAATTAACAAAGACAATTCAATTGACAAATCAGCAATTACTCTTGCTTAGGGGATGCAAATGCTCTAAGGTTGATGGAGATTGACTTGGCTTGAGAACTGGTTTTGTTTTGAATTTTCAATTATTGACGCAGAGGCCGTGCTACGTACCTGCTTGGTCAAGACTAGCAGCATATTCAAACAGATTGTATAGTTTCAAACTAACTATGAGTTCCTACGTTTTTGAATTCAAACTGAAAAATGGAATTAAATAGAGATCGAGAAGATGATCGAATGGTGTGAGCTTATTTAACTATACATACATATCATCTCCATAGGCTCCACGCCACATTCTGCGTGCAAGAGATCCCCAAGAATCATATGTTACTGTTCCATAGATATTTTCTCCTTCAATATCGTATAATAGTCAAACATGAATGCCCATATATATGCTTACCTACACAATTATAATGAGAGTGGGAAAATTGGAAACAATACATAAGTGCTTCTTATGGTGGTGGTTAACATTTTGAGTTACTTGTCAAAAAAAAAAACATTTTGAGTCATACAAAATTGAAATAGGTCTTGGTTAACCATTTGAGTCATTATCATTTCAAACCGCGATGTACATCTTTGTTAATATTTTGGAGTATTAAAGTTCATATTTGAAGTTCGACTACACAAAAATCACTACAAATCACTAACCACATTCGGATATTTACATTGAGAATCAAAGTACATGTAAATTTCAAGCTCGACTACAAACAAAATCACTAATTGATCACATTTGACCAAAAGAATTCAATATTGATTCCCAAATCATACCGATAATTCAAGTTCATTTCTTTTTGCTCGTTCTAGTTACAAATAAAGACACGTATAATAATCTATCAGACGAAAGAATTAGTATCATATAATAGGGTTTTAGAACTACAAATGACCTATAAAAACATGAATAACGCGTTGTATTATCATGTAACACTAAACATGACATATCTAAATCCTTGTCAAGTTTTATGACAGAACAATACCGAACCTTGAGGCGCCGTCGCCTCATGTTTGACACGACAAAGAGTCGAGTTTCTATCATTTTTGTAATTACCATAAAACCCAAGGTCCCAAACCAAACCCCACTCTTACGTTTTGTGACATATTTTGGGTCTTTGGGACATCAAAGGGAGACCCAAAACAACAACACCGTTCTACCAGACCAGTTCAATTCAAAGTCTTTCTCTCTTTCTCTCTCTGAAAATGTCCGACGGAGCTTTAACGGTCCTTGACGGCAGTCACCTGAGAGCCGTGGACCTCTCTGTCCCCGACTCCGACGTCACCCTGACCGGAGCTCACGTCCTCGACCTCGCCGACTCCAAGGCCTCTTCGTCTCTCTTCGGCCTCACCTTGCCTCAGGGACTCAAGTCCTCTGCTCTGAAACGCGTCAATGTTCAAGACGACGACGTTTTCCGTCAAGCCGAGCTCGATCGCCACCAGGCTCTGAAGCTCGCCAGAGACTACATCGCCGCGATCGCCGATGAGTTGAAAGGTATTAAACTTAACCTCTGAGTTACACAACAACATTTGACCTGCATTATATGGTTTAGTCGAAAACCAATCATTTTGATTAGCTTAAAAGATCATTTAGCCTCAAAAATAGGAGTACAATTGTGTATAAATATGTAGAATATGTTTTCGAGATATTGTATTGAAATGATTGGTTGGTGACTTGGTGTTGTTATGATGAAGTTGAGATTTGTATGCTGAAAGTTTGGTGGATGTGGCTCAGATGATCCGATTGTTATATCTATCTTGGATGGGAACACGATTCGGCTATTTTTGGAGGATGAGGATGACTTTGCAATGCTGGCAGAGAATCTGTTCACTGATCTTGATGCAGAAGATGTAGGAAAGCTCAGCAAGAGTGTGATCCAGAGCGCGCTGCTTCACATGGGAGTTGAGATGGGTGTCCCTCCCGTTTCAGGTTATTTTTTGATTCACTTCTCTGGCTCTAATTCTACGATTGTTTATTTTTGCCTGTATATAGTGGATTTTGCACACTGATTGGAATTATCTTGTGTTTGGGCTGCCTAAGAATTTCTTGTATGATTTAAGTGTTTAGCTTGTGGAAATGTAGAAAGATGTAGTATAGAATTTCTTCTATCTACATTAGGAATTCGTAAGGATCAATATGGAAGAGACTGTTGATCCTATTGAGTCGCATCTGTAAGGAAACACATTAGTCGGTTGTATAGAACACATGGTTAATACTTTCTGTTATCCTCATTGTTTGGTATAGTTTTGTTAGTGCTCACCTTCATATAATTCATTCTTGCAATCTTAGTGCTAGGTGTGTCTCATTTCAATTTTTGAACTTTAGTAGTATAGAGCCTTAGTTTGGCTTAAATTGTTGCATCAGGGTACTGAGGATGCAAATTTTTTTAAGCTCAGTGTTCATGATTTAAGTGATGGTTGATTAAGGATGCAAACTATCACTCAGAGTTTTCAACCATAATGCATGTTTTGCTTTATTAACAGCCTTGAAATTTAAGAGAAAAATTAAAATCCATCAAAGTTATGCCCACAATGTCTTTGAGTCATAAATCTAGATCTTAAACCACATATCAAGACTAGAGGTAAATTGGCTTCCATGTAACAATGTCTTGCTATAAAAATAGTGATGGTTGCACTCATCTCTGAGAAACAGACATGCATCCACTGTTCGGAAAATGTTAGAAAACCAGACATGCATTGTGATCGAAAATGTTTTAAAATCTGTGAACAGATAGACATGTTTTCGGGTGCACACACAAGGTTAGGGTAAATGTTTGTGCCTGACCACTAAACAGCATCCTTGAGGCATGGGTACTTTCCATGCTGCAGGGAAAGTTAAGCTATCAAACATAATTGGTGCCTTCTCATCATGAAGCTTCCTCTTTAGTCCAGTACTTATAGGCTTAAAAGAAGGTTCTTGACCCATTAGATTAGTCTGCATATGTTGAGACAACATGTGCAGCCAGCACTACATCATTCAAGTGTGATGCCTCCGGTCAGTATCTCCACAATTTAGTCAGACTGATAGAGTAAAATAAGAATTGACATCGATAAGCATAGCAGCTTCACAACTATATCCATCCATCTATCTATCTATCTATCTATAGAGTTTCGACGTTACCCAAGAACAAACCAAGAATTATGACAAGTTTCACTTGTAATTAGTTAACTTTTGTCTGTTTCAGTACTAATCTGTGAACTTGTTGAGTGACTTCGACATCACTTGTGTGAATGAAGGGTCTTGGCACATAATCTCAATGTACCTATGCTCGCTCTTTTGATCACATGCTTTATATTATGGGGTTCCGCGTCTACAGTTCATGGATTGTGATTATTTGAGTGAATGAATATATATCAGAACGGAGAGCACTTTCCTTTTCTAAACTATGAAATCCTTCTGTAATATTTCTTTGACCTTGTTTCTTGCTGTGGTTATCATTTGTCGTTGAAATTGGTAACTTCCAAGTTATACATTGTAGCATGATTGCTTGTCAATTCTGAATTGTTATATGACAATTCACTCTTGGAATTTTGGGGTCAAACTTGGTGTTCTCCATTATGTATAAGTCTGGAAATAATTATTGTGTTCCCAATATGTGTGTGTGTGTGTGTAATGGATGTATGGCTGCAAGATTTTCACAGTTACAAATTTCAGCTCTGGCAATGAACTCGCTAATCTTGTCTCGACAACTGATCAACTGTCTGCTTATCTGACTTTTCTGTTTTACCATCATCCTTCCCTTTATTCAATGTGAATGAGTCAGTCAAATGAATACTCGTCTATTATTCAAACTAATTTTCTAGTTTAGAGTTGATCATTTACAAGGTGTAATTTTGCAGAATTTCCTCCACTAAGTGATATATTGACGAAACATGGAGCTTATGGGGAAGAAGAACTTGGCCAAGCTCAATTCGCTGAATTACTCCAGCCTATCTTACAAGAACTAGCAGAAGCCCTGGCAAAAAAGAATGTTGTTCTTATCCAGAACA of the Fragaria vesca subsp. vesca linkage group LG6, FraVesHawaii_1.0, whole genome shotgun sequence genome contains:
- the LOC101303236 gene encoding calmodulin-like protein 11-like isoform 2, encoding MGEVLSEEQIAEFQEAFCLFDKDGDGCITIEELATAIKSVDQNPTAEELQSMINEVDIDGNGTIEFGEFLNVMENDADEELKEAFKVFDKDQDGYISPNELRNVMINLGERLTDEEAEQMIREADLDGDGLVNYEEFVTMMLLAF
- the LOC101303717 gene encoding uncharacterized protein LOC101303717, with the protein product MSDGALTVLDGSHLRAVDLSVPDSDVTLTGAHVLDLADSKASSSLFGLTLPQGLKSSALKRVNVQDDDVFRQAELDRHQALKLARDYIAAIADELKDDPIVISILDGNTIRLFLEDEDDFAMLAENLFTDLDAEDVGKLSKSVIQSALLHMGVEMGVPPVSEFPPLSDILTKHGAYGEEELGQAQFAELLQPILQELAEALAKKNVVLIQNIKIVNGSKLRKLLADEKQINSVIEKILQGKKDGLGSADVIRSYLEKNELELGLPPSEGNEPAAILYDLVFTELEQDKSALKEGEDNFGNLVKKILEKLAEQLESNPVFHDTEH
- the LOC101303236 gene encoding calmodulin-like protein 11-like isoform 1 is translated as MGEVLSEEQIAEFQEAFCLFDKDGDGCITIEELATAIKSVDQNPTAEELQSMINEVDIDGNGTIEFGEFLNVMVRKMKENDADEELKEAFKVFDKDQDGYISPNELRNVMINLGERLTDEEAEQMIREADLDGDGLVNYEEFVTMMLLAF